From a single bacterium genomic region:
- a CDS encoding response regulator transcription factor: MKVPQKVFLVDDHPLFREGLRSRLSRDARFQIVGEAHTAEEANRRILETKPDIITLDISLPGKDGLEFAQELRFLNKEIKILVITFLKKVDTIQLVFQAGANGYLCKESAAEWLIIALEDVANNQHFLDRTLPPEFVRRLMSGLKPPEKEPPIDQAYNALPKRAKEIFFLVADGKSTAEIMEALSISDKTVRNYKTAIFDKLHIKSAVDANRYAIKIGLIDS; encoded by the coding sequence ATGAAAGTGCCGCAAAAAGTATTTCTCGTAGATGACCACCCCTTGTTTCGGGAAGGTCTCAGGTCGCGTTTGTCGAGGGATGCGCGATTCCAGATTGTCGGTGAAGCGCATACCGCCGAGGAAGCAAATAGAAGAATTTTGGAAACGAAACCCGATATTATCACCCTCGATATTTCGCTGCCGGGGAAGGATGGGTTGGAGTTTGCTCAAGAGCTCCGATTTCTGAACAAAGAAATCAAGATTCTGGTTATAACATTTCTGAAAAAGGTCGATACCATTCAACTGGTGTTTCAAGCGGGTGCAAATGGCTATTTATGTAAAGAGTCCGCCGCGGAGTGGTTGATTATTGCGTTAGAAGATGTTGCGAACAACCAACATTTTCTGGATCGGACTTTACCACCTGAGTTTGTCCGGAGATTAATGTCTGGACTAAAGCCACCAGAGAAAGAACCCCCGATTGACCAGGCTTACAATGCATTACCTAAACGCGCGAAAGAGATATTTTTTCTTGTTGCGGATGGAAAGTCAACCGCTGAAATCATGGAAGCACTTTCCATCAGCGACAAAACCGTGAGAAATTATAAGACAGCTATCTTTGATAAGCTACATATAAAGTCGGCTGTAGATGCAAACAGGTATGCCATCAAAATCGGCTTAATCGATTCTTGA
- a CDS encoding sensor histidine kinase — protein MLTLNLYHPTRTICLLLGLQVCLLLLASCTRTSSTHPGAYPYLIKELDKYNTSLTNAEFVDWDGDSKKEILQAFFKPTNTILYLQIVDETSKVIESPNSYVLLWQSATGQRNDSITYNLVSPIPLENEKPILFLTKFDVGKRIQLLAFDPRSKSFSYPTIAFQADCPDSVPSDKWTYDLSAPHQLSSDRKTYHWGMTNYYPRQIPRELYLLDSIHPLKKRFTFQTGNHLSFAQAIDLDNDGADEFLVNFNSDFTGFDVNGYSSNFGYFAALRSDGSLLWSVKRDIGGGSCRFAVRKSPRLRLYAYQNVANYSPTIHYNVCELEPTSGRILREYRGNGSIAIPTIVTDSLRFGIEVNKKNATARWLTERFAPMPEVVTLPNLASVAAERFVPGKGLPTILFGYSGSTSIPHHLLDEDLQPVAITHYTIQRYQSHAANDTIQRFVQSQDRTIFIGYDRNRLYALLYLEHNPYWWFVRYRWDLIIAGIAFGLGGGGYFGLRFLQKKKLHQQAQKRIHALTIELLRAEENERKRIATDLHDTVAQELLALQFDIMDIQGADNRQVSSISKKIKKITEEVRDISHQLLPTDLEKRGLIKCIASYSEDFQLRTGIVVSCNVSLRSPVEISNEISLTIFRIVQEALTNIRKHAEAKSVMIMMRLDMERLYVTIQDDGKGFDTAVRIPEAMIAKRMGLVGIRERMKMIGGVLSIESQVGKGTVVSIEIPLHQEN, from the coding sequence TTGCTAACTCTCAATTTATACCATCCAACTCGGACAATCTGCTTACTGCTCGGATTGCAAGTTTGCCTGCTACTACTCGCAAGCTGTACACGTACTTCGTCCACTCATCCCGGGGCTTATCCCTATCTAATCAAAGAACTCGATAAATACAACACATCTCTTACAAACGCTGAGTTTGTCGATTGGGATGGCGATAGTAAGAAAGAAATTCTCCAAGCCTTTTTTAAACCAACCAATACTATCCTTTATCTTCAAATCGTCGATGAAACCTCCAAAGTCATAGAGAGCCCCAACAGTTATGTTTTGCTTTGGCAGAGCGCCACTGGACAAAGGAACGATTCGATTACTTACAATCTTGTTTCTCCGATCCCACTTGAAAACGAGAAACCGATTCTATTTTTGACGAAATTTGATGTCGGTAAGCGCATACAGCTTCTCGCTTTCGATCCTCGCTCGAAGTCCTTTTCTTACCCGACAATCGCTTTTCAGGCAGATTGTCCGGATTCTGTTCCATCCGATAAATGGACGTATGACCTTTCTGCCCCACACCAGCTTTCCAGTGATAGAAAGACTTACCACTGGGGAATGACGAATTACTACCCACGACAAATTCCCCGCGAATTGTACCTGCTCGATTCAATTCACCCACTCAAAAAAAGGTTCACTTTTCAAACCGGCAATCACTTATCATTCGCACAAGCGATTGATCTTGATAACGATGGAGCCGATGAATTTCTGGTCAACTTCAATTCCGACTTCACCGGGTTTGATGTAAATGGTTATAGCAGCAACTTCGGATACTTTGCAGCATTGCGATCTGATGGTTCATTACTGTGGAGTGTCAAACGGGACATCGGCGGCGGTTCCTGTCGGTTCGCTGTGAGGAAGTCACCACGCCTTCGTCTTTACGCATACCAAAATGTTGCAAACTACAGTCCGACCATCCACTACAATGTGTGCGAGTTGGAGCCCACGAGTGGAAGAATTCTTCGAGAATACCGCGGCAATGGGAGCATTGCGATTCCAACTATCGTAACAGATTCACTGCGCTTTGGCATAGAAGTAAACAAGAAGAATGCGACTGCGCGATGGCTAACCGAGCGCTTTGCGCCGATGCCGGAAGTTGTTACACTTCCAAACCTTGCCAGCGTTGCAGCGGAGCGATTTGTGCCCGGTAAAGGATTACCGACGATACTGTTCGGATACTCGGGTTCGACAAGTATTCCGCATCATTTGCTTGATGAGGACTTACAGCCGGTTGCAATAACTCATTACACGATTCAACGTTACCAGTCTCACGCCGCAAACGATACGATTCAGCGCTTCGTTCAAAGTCAAGATAGAACAATTTTTATCGGTTACGACCGGAATAGACTGTATGCATTACTCTATTTAGAGCATAACCCATATTGGTGGTTCGTTCGGTATCGCTGGGATTTGATTATCGCCGGTATTGCGTTTGGGCTCGGAGGAGGAGGATACTTCGGTCTTCGTTTCTTACAAAAGAAAAAGTTGCATCAGCAAGCGCAGAAACGAATCCACGCCTTGACAATAGAATTGCTGCGAGCAGAAGAGAACGAGCGGAAGAGAATTGCAACCGATCTGCACGATACAGTCGCTCAGGAATTGCTCGCACTACAATTCGACATCATGGATATTCAAGGAGCTGACAATCGACAGGTAAGTAGTATATCGAAGAAGATAAAGAAAATCACGGAAGAAGTTCGCGATATCAGTCACCAATTGCTTCCAACAGATTTAGAAAAGCGCGGTTTGATAAAATGCATTGCGAGTTATTCCGAAGATTTTCAATTGAGGACCGGTATTGTTGTCTCTTGTAATGTTTCGTTAAGGAGTCCGGTCGAAATTTCGAATGAAATTTCACTCACGATTTTCCGAATCGTACAAGAAGCGCTGACGAATATTCGAAAACATGCCGAAGCAAAGTCGGTAATGATCATGATGCGACTTGATATGGAACGGCTGTATGTCACCATACAGGACGATGGAAAGGGTTTCGATACCGCTGTGAGAATTCCCGAAGCGATGATAGCGAAACGAATGGGGTTGGTCGGCATTCGCGAGCGAATGAAGATGATCGGAGGAGTGTTGTCTATCGAATCGCAAGTCGGAAAAGGAACTGTCGTTTCTATTGAAATCCCGTTGCACCAGGAGAATTAA